Proteins encoded by one window of Emticicia oligotrophica DSM 17448:
- a CDS encoding DUF5723 family protein translates to MRILFCLFFLTISTSYAQQWLGISSSNYSGTYGIYNNPANIADSRYKFFMNFAGANADVINNYASWAAPFSIVGLMTRTVPNRYLAPSGLPIFSLSYIKEKTNISNVTSFASIDIKGPSLMYNFSKYKFSIGLTSRVRVLTNLNNTTPDVAHILVKTTFDPNIFGVRQDNSHFSMNTNGFAEMGLTIGAVIKEQEQDFFKIGLTAKRLNGLFNVHLLADNLDYVIDANALRPLRQDLFFYKAQGIYGTTSGDALRNFSFTPNWLFGNLAAGTGYGIDIGGVYEYRPDFYKYDIKLKGKWSMDGTKNKYLYRLGFALLDVGSIHYNNPAYVKQVGINKPNVYVAPETFSKIDSPDKFYHQMNDAFNIAPASYTSDFTVVLPMALSTNFDYKYSEKIYINASWIQSLRNPKVLGMNQPSLIALTPRFETKWIDVAAPIALQNGYRNLTIGLMGRFGPLFIGTENLGGVLNIAKPNGINFYMGLFLPLFMKLPDSPNGCYVETTSGLKHELRELFKKNKQKRKWNKVR, encoded by the coding sequence ATGAGAATCCTTTTTTGTCTTTTCTTTCTCACTATATCTACTTCATATGCACAACAGTGGCTTGGAATTTCATCAAGTAATTATTCGGGTACTTATGGTATTTACAATAATCCAGCGAACATTGCTGATTCGCGTTATAAATTTTTCATGAATTTTGCTGGGGCTAATGCTGATGTAATAAATAATTATGCTTCATGGGCGGCTCCCTTCTCAATAGTGGGTTTGATGACAAGAACTGTTCCAAATAGGTATCTAGCTCCTAGTGGTTTGCCGATTTTTAGTTTATCCTATATAAAGGAGAAGACAAATATTTCAAATGTAACTTCATTTGCGTCTATCGACATTAAAGGGCCCTCTTTGATGTATAATTTTAGCAAATATAAGTTTTCTATTGGTCTAACATCAAGGGTGAGAGTATTAACAAACCTCAATAATACAACTCCAGATGTAGCACATATACTTGTAAAAACTACATTCGACCCCAATATATTTGGAGTTAGGCAAGATAACAGCCATTTTTCTATGAATACAAATGGTTTTGCTGAAATGGGCCTCACAATTGGAGCTGTAATCAAAGAGCAAGAACAGGATTTCTTTAAAATCGGTTTAACCGCCAAACGCTTAAATGGTTTATTTAATGTTCATTTGTTGGCTGATAATTTAGATTATGTGATTGATGCAAATGCCTTAAGACCACTTCGACAAGATTTGTTTTTTTATAAAGCACAAGGTATTTATGGGACAACGAGTGGGGATGCATTGCGTAACTTTAGTTTTACACCTAATTGGCTTTTTGGAAATTTAGCTGCTGGAACAGGATATGGAATTGATATTGGAGGAGTATATGAATATCGTCCTGATTTTTATAAGTATGACATAAAATTGAAGGGAAAATGGAGCATGGATGGAACCAAAAATAAATATTTGTATAGATTAGGATTTGCATTATTAGATGTTGGAAGTATTCACTACAATAATCCCGCTTATGTTAAGCAAGTCGGTATTAATAAACCAAATGTTTATGTAGCACCTGAAACATTCAGTAAAATTGACTCCCCAGATAAGTTTTATCACCAAATGAATGATGCCTTTAATATTGCCCCTGCAAGCTATACCAGTGATTTTACAGTGGTTTTACCAATGGCTTTATCAACGAATTTTGATTATAAGTATTCAGAAAAAATTTACATTAATGCTTCTTGGATTCAGAGTTTGAGGAATCCAAAAGTTTTAGGCATGAATCAACCTTCATTAATCGCCTTAACACCGAGGTTTGAAACAAAATGGATTGATGTTGCCGCTCCCATTGCCCTACAAAATGGTTATAGAAATCTAACGATAGGTCTAATGGGGCGTTTTGGACCATTATTTATTGGAACCGAAAATTTGGGTGGTGTTCTAAATATCGCTAAACCAAATGGCATTAATTTTTATATGGGCTTGTTTTTACCTTTATTTATGAAACTACCCGATTCTCCAAATGGCTGTTATGTAGAGACTACTTCAGGATTAAAACATGAATTAAGAGAATTATTTAAGAAAAATAAACAAAAACGTAAATGGAATAAGGTACGTTAG
- a CDS encoding ion channel — protein sequence MNLTLPKREIAEFAILFAVAYLFKVVYVQQFFSVHTLIIFITLWAFLKSIYFVFENSIHLLVATSQDIAYHKFLFLMTYNIGQMTLSFAVDFFCLYEVDKNSFIGVAPEFSKLEEAFEFFYFSVLNFTFFGYGDLMPNTIATKIVLLMEVIIAFLTIIFILSDFISMKDSLRKK from the coding sequence ATGAATTTGACTCTGCCAAAGCGAGAAATAGCAGAATTTGCCATTCTTTTTGCAGTTGCCTATTTATTTAAAGTAGTGTATGTACAGCAGTTTTTTTCTGTACATACACTTATTATTTTTATTACCCTTTGGGCATTTTTGAAAAGTATCTATTTTGTTTTCGAAAACTCCATACATTTACTTGTAGCAACTTCGCAAGATATAGCCTATCATAAATTTCTTTTTTTAATGACATACAATATTGGCCAAATGACGCTTTCATTTGCAGTAGATTTCTTTTGTCTATATGAAGTTGATAAGAATAGTTTTATTGGCGTAGCTCCTGAATTTTCAAAGTTAGAAGAAGCTTTTGAGTTTTTCTATTTCAGTGTGTTAAACTTCACTTTTTTTGGTTATGGCGATTTAATGCCCAATACAATTGCAACCAAAATAGTTCTTTTGATGGAAGTTATAATTGCATTTCTTACAATCATATTTATCCTTTCTGATTTTATTTCTATGAAAGATTCTTTGAGAAAAAAGTAA
- the metH gene encoding methionine synthase, whose translation MGSMIQTFKLTDADYRGERFKDFPHEVKGNNDLLSITKPEVIKNIHRQYLEAGADILETNTFSGTWVAMADYHMEDLVYELNYESAKIAREVADEFTTKNPNKPRFVAGSMGPTTRLSSMSPDVNNPGYRAITFDQLVDAFYEQVRGLAEGGVDCFLVETITDTLNAKAALFAISQYNRTTGKNIPTMVSGTITDASGRTLSGQTTEAFLTSVSHLPLLSIGLNCALGADLMRPYVQILAQKAPFFTSAHPNAGLPNEMGEYDQSPEQMALIIDDFLKNGFVNIIGGCCGTTPSHIKAIAEVAAKYKPREIPEETPIQKLSGLEPLNLTKETNFVNVGERCNVTGSKAFARLIRESKYDEALSVARNQVENGAQILDINLDEGMIDGVEAMTTFLNLIAAEPDICRVPIMIDSSKWEVIEAGLKCVQGKSIVNSISLKEGVEKFKEYAQKVKDYGAAAVVMAFDESGQADSYERRIEICKRAYDILVNEVNFPPQDIIFDPNILTVATGIEEHNNYAVDFINATRWIKENLPYAKVSGGVSNISFSFRGNEPVREAMHTVFLYHAIQAGMDMGIVNAGQLGVYSDIPQEMLEHCEDVLLNRRPDATERMVAFAETVKSKGKEQVVDNAWRNETVEKRLAHALIKGITEFIDEDVEEARQKASRPLEVIEGPLMDGMSIVGDLFGAGKMFLPQVVKSARVMKKAVAYLQPFIEAEKVGGSSAGKILLATVKGDVHDIGKNIVGVVLGCNNYEIIDLGVMVPTQKILDEARKHNVDIIGLSGLITPSLDEMVGVAKEMERQGFSIPLLIGGATTSRIHTAVKIDPHYSGPAIHVLDASRAVPVAGKLMQNEQTKEEIFSDIKAEYAQLREEHANRQKDKNYVSIEKARENKTKIDWTKYEPTKPSFLGNRIFENYDLAEIANYIDWTPFFQTWQLHGKYPKIFENEVVGVEARKLFDDAQVMLKNVIENKLLQANAVVGFYPANSVEDDIILKDFEGDNVLDVVEELQKDFKVNALPVKSLHHLRQQGQKAANLPNIALSDYIAPIESGVQDYIGSFAVTTGIGIETLLEQYEKDHDDYNSIMLKAIADRLAEAFAELMHEKVRKELWAYAKEENLDNEQLIKEAYQGIRPAPGYPACPDHTEKASLWKLLEPEKIGIQLTESYAMYPASSVSGWYFAHPDSKYFPIGKIAKDQVEDYAKRKNMSLEEAEKWLAPVLNYD comes from the coding sequence ATGGGGTCGATGATTCAGACTTTCAAATTGACAGATGCTGATTATCGTGGCGAAAGATTTAAAGATTTCCCACATGAAGTAAAAGGCAATAATGATTTACTTTCAATTACAAAACCTGAAGTTATCAAGAATATTCACCGTCAGTATTTAGAAGCTGGAGCCGATATTCTTGAAACCAATACTTTTTCGGGTACGTGGGTAGCAATGGCCGACTACCACATGGAAGATTTGGTGTATGAACTCAACTATGAATCAGCAAAAATTGCTCGTGAAGTAGCCGATGAGTTTACTACTAAAAATCCTAACAAACCTCGTTTTGTGGCTGGTTCAATGGGGCCTACAACTCGTTTGAGTTCGATGTCACCCGATGTGAATAATCCGGGTTATCGTGCCATTACTTTCGACCAATTAGTAGATGCATTTTATGAGCAAGTTAGAGGCTTGGCAGAAGGTGGAGTAGATTGTTTTTTGGTTGAAACAATTACCGATACACTTAATGCCAAAGCGGCTTTATTTGCTATTAGCCAATACAATAGAACTACTGGAAAGAATATTCCTACAATGGTTTCGGGTACAATTACCGATGCCTCTGGACGTACACTTTCTGGACAAACAACTGAGGCTTTTTTGACTTCAGTTTCACACTTGCCATTACTTTCAATTGGTTTAAACTGTGCCTTAGGTGCTGATTTGATGCGTCCATACGTACAAATTTTAGCTCAGAAAGCTCCATTCTTCACATCAGCACACCCGAATGCAGGTTTACCGAATGAAATGGGCGAATATGACCAGTCGCCAGAGCAAATGGCCTTGATTATTGATGATTTCCTTAAAAATGGATTTGTAAATATTATTGGCGGATGCTGTGGCACTACGCCTTCACACATCAAGGCAATTGCTGAGGTTGCTGCAAAATATAAACCACGCGAAATTCCGGAAGAAACGCCTATTCAAAAATTATCTGGTTTAGAACCTTTAAATCTTACCAAAGAAACCAATTTTGTAAATGTTGGTGAGCGTTGTAACGTAACCGGATCTAAAGCTTTTGCTCGATTAATTCGTGAAAGTAAATATGATGAAGCATTAAGTGTTGCTCGTAATCAAGTAGAAAATGGTGCTCAAATCTTAGATATTAACCTTGATGAAGGGATGATTGATGGGGTAGAGGCTATGACTACTTTCTTGAATTTAATTGCAGCCGAACCAGATATTTGCAGAGTGCCAATTATGATTGACTCTTCAAAATGGGAGGTAATTGAGGCAGGTTTGAAATGTGTGCAGGGGAAATCAATTGTAAACTCAATTTCCCTGAAAGAGGGTGTAGAGAAATTCAAGGAATATGCTCAGAAAGTAAAGGATTATGGTGCTGCGGCAGTAGTAATGGCTTTCGATGAAAGTGGTCAAGCTGATAGCTATGAGCGAAGAATAGAAATATGTAAGCGTGCTTATGATATTTTGGTCAACGAAGTAAATTTTCCTCCACAGGATATTATTTTCGACCCGAATATTCTTACGGTAGCAACTGGTATTGAAGAGCATAATAATTATGCAGTAGATTTCATCAATGCCACTCGTTGGATAAAAGAAAATCTACCTTATGCGAAGGTTTCAGGTGGGGTTTCAAATATTTCGTTCTCTTTCCGTGGAAATGAGCCGGTTCGTGAAGCTATGCACACTGTTTTCTTATACCATGCGATTCAAGCGGGTATGGATATGGGAATTGTAAATGCTGGACAATTAGGCGTTTACAGCGATATCCCGCAGGAAATGCTTGAGCATTGTGAAGACGTATTACTCAATCGTCGTCCAGATGCTACAGAACGCATGGTTGCTTTTGCCGAAACCGTAAAATCGAAAGGGAAAGAACAAGTAGTTGATAATGCTTGGAGAAATGAAACCGTTGAAAAACGTTTAGCCCATGCTTTAATCAAAGGTATTACCGAATTTATTGACGAAGATGTAGAAGAAGCACGCCAAAAGGCCAGTCGCCCACTGGAAGTGATTGAAGGACCATTAATGGACGGTATGAGTATCGTTGGAGATTTATTTGGTGCTGGAAAGATGTTCTTGCCGCAAGTGGTAAAATCTGCCCGTGTAATGAAAAAGGCAGTGGCTTACCTACAACCCTTCATTGAAGCCGAGAAAGTTGGTGGTTCTTCAGCAGGAAAGATTCTTTTGGCTACTGTAAAGGGTGATGTGCATGATATTGGGAAAAATATTGTAGGGGTAGTTTTAGGCTGTAATAACTACGAAATCATAGATTTAGGCGTAATGGTTCCGACGCAGAAAATCTTAGATGAAGCTCGTAAACACAACGTAGATATTATTGGACTTAGTGGATTAATTACGCCAAGCCTTGATGAGATGGTGGGAGTAGCTAAAGAAATGGAGCGTCAAGGGTTTTCCATTCCATTGTTGATTGGAGGAGCAACAACTTCACGCATACATACCGCAGTAAAAATTGACCCTCATTATTCTGGGCCAGCCATTCACGTTTTAGATGCTTCACGAGCAGTGCCTGTGGCGGGTAAGTTAATGCAAAATGAGCAGACTAAAGAAGAGATTTTTAGTGATATTAAAGCTGAATATGCACAATTAAGAGAAGAACACGCCAATCGTCAGAAAGATAAAAATTATGTTTCGATTGAAAAGGCCAGAGAAAATAAAACAAAAATTGATTGGACAAAATATGAGCCAACTAAGCCAAGTTTCTTGGGCAATCGTATTTTTGAAAATTATGATTTAGCAGAGATTGCCAACTATATTGATTGGACTCCATTCTTCCAAACTTGGCAATTACATGGGAAATATCCTAAGATTTTTGAAAATGAAGTGGTAGGAGTAGAAGCTCGTAAATTATTTGATGATGCTCAAGTAATGTTAAAAAATGTCATCGAAAATAAACTTTTACAAGCCAATGCAGTAGTAGGGTTTTATCCTGCAAATTCGGTGGAAGATGATATTATTTTAAAAGATTTTGAGGGTGATAATGTATTAGATGTGGTTGAAGAATTACAAAAAGATTTTAAAGTAAATGCTTTACCAGTAAAATCATTACATCATTTGCGTCAGCAAGGTCAAAAAGCTGCTAATTTGCCTAATATCGCTCTTTCTGATTACATTGCCCCGATAGAAAGTGGTGTACAGGATTATATCGGAAGTTTTGCTGTAACAACTGGAATTGGCATAGAGACTTTATTGGAGCAATATGAAAAAGACCATGATGATTATAATTCAATCATGCTCAAAGCAATTGCCGACCGTTTGGCAGAGGCTTTTGCCGAATTGATGCACGAAAAAGTTCGTAAAGAATTATGGGCTTATGCGAAAGAAGAAAACCTTGATAATGAACAATTAATCAAAGAAGCTTATCAAGGTATTCGTCCGGCTCCGGGATATCCAGCTTGCCCTGACCATACAGAAAAGGCTTCTCTTTGGAAGTTGTTAGAGCCAGAAAAAATTGGTATTCAACTTACCGAAAGTTATGCCATGTATCCAGCAAGTTCGGTAAGTGGTTGGTACTTTGCTCATCCAGATAGTAAATACTTTCCAATCGGAAAAATAGCTAAAGACCAAGTAGAAGATTATGCCAAACGTAAAAACATGAGCTTAGAAGAAGCTGAAAAATGGCTTGCTCCTGTTTTGAATTATGATTAA
- the amaB gene encoding L-piperidine-6-carboxylate dehydrogenase, whose protein sequence is MKQVLKSLKIKSINNGLSTGIESWAGSGKVLSSYSPVDGHLIGKVRQANREDYDKVIESAKAAFKVWRNIPAPKRGEIVRQMGDALRENKNALGRLVSYEMGKSLQEGWGEVQEMIDICDFAVGLSRQLYGLTMHSERPQHRMYEQWHPIGIVGIITAFNFPVAVWSWNTMLAWICGDVCVWKPSEKTPLTAIACQNIIQDVLRKNDIPEGVSSIIVGDRKVGEWLSNDTNVALVSATGSTRMGKAVGQAVAARFGKSLLELGGNNAIIVTQNADLDVVIPAVVFGAVGTAGQRCTTTRRLFLHESIFEEVKGRLVKAYSQLRIGNPLDVHNHVGPLIDLDAVNNYQTAINNIVNEGGKVLCGNEILSGTGYESGCYVKPTIVEVESQSPTVCHETFAPILYIKKFSTLDDAIELQNAVPQGLSSSIFTLNMREAEQFLSCTGSDCGIANVNIGTSGAEIGGAFGGEKETGGGRESGSDAWKNYMRRQTNTINYSSQLPLAQGIKFDL, encoded by the coding sequence ATGAAACAAGTATTAAAATCATTAAAAATCAAGTCTATCAATAATGGGCTAAGCACTGGAATAGAGAGTTGGGCAGGGAGCGGTAAAGTGCTGAGTTCATACTCACCAGTTGATGGACACTTGATTGGAAAAGTTCGTCAGGCAAACCGGGAAGATTATGATAAAGTCATAGAAAGTGCAAAAGCTGCTTTTAAAGTTTGGCGTAATATTCCTGCACCTAAACGAGGTGAAATTGTGCGTCAGATGGGCGATGCACTTCGTGAAAATAAAAATGCTTTAGGGCGTCTTGTAAGCTACGAAATGGGCAAAAGCCTGCAAGAAGGTTGGGGTGAAGTACAAGAAATGATAGATATTTGCGATTTTGCGGTTGGGCTCTCTCGTCAATTATATGGTCTTACGATGCACTCAGAGCGTCCGCAACACCGTATGTATGAGCAATGGCATCCAATTGGTATTGTTGGAATTATTACGGCTTTTAATTTTCCAGTAGCAGTTTGGTCATGGAATACCATGCTTGCTTGGATTTGTGGCGATGTTTGTGTTTGGAAACCCTCAGAAAAAACACCATTAACTGCCATTGCTTGTCAGAATATTATCCAAGATGTGTTGCGTAAAAATGATATTCCAGAAGGAGTTTCTTCGATAATTGTTGGCGATAGAAAAGTAGGAGAGTGGTTATCAAATGATACGAATGTTGCTTTAGTATCTGCTACCGGTTCTACAAGAATGGGTAAAGCGGTTGGTCAAGCTGTTGCCGCTCGTTTTGGTAAAAGTTTGTTGGAGCTCGGTGGAAATAACGCCATCATTGTCACACAAAATGCTGATTTAGATGTTGTAATCCCAGCAGTTGTTTTTGGAGCGGTCGGCACAGCTGGGCAACGTTGTACAACTACTCGACGATTATTCTTACACGAAAGTATCTTTGAGGAGGTAAAAGGACGATTAGTGAAAGCCTATTCTCAACTAAGAATCGGAAATCCATTAGATGTTCACAATCACGTTGGCCCTTTGATTGATTTGGATGCTGTTAATAACTATCAAACAGCTATTAATAATATTGTAAATGAAGGAGGAAAAGTGCTTTGTGGAAATGAAATTTTAAGTGGAACAGGCTATGAATCAGGTTGTTATGTAAAACCAACTATTGTGGAGGTTGAAAGCCAAAGCCCGACCGTTTGTCATGAAACCTTTGCTCCAATTCTTTACATCAAGAAATTTAGTACGCTTGATGATGCCATCGAATTACAGAATGCTGTTCCGCAAGGTTTATCTTCTTCCATTTTTACCCTAAATATGCGAGAAGCTGAACAGTTTTTATCTTGTACAGGCTCAGATTGTGGCATTGCCAATGTAAATATTGGTACTTCAGGAGCTGAAATTGGTGGAGCTTTTGGCGGAGAAAAAGAAACGGGCGGAGGTCGTGAAAGTGGCTCAGATGCTTGGAAAAACTATATGCGTCGCCAAACCAATACCATCAATTATAGTTCACAACTGCCTCTTGCACAGGGAATTAAGTTTGATTTATAA
- a CDS encoding DUF6580 family putative transport protein — MNITRFSTLLAIVVLAALSRFLPHPFNFTPIAAIALFGGAYFTKRWQALFLPMAAMFLSDVILEITTGFGFHSGMPMVYGAFALVSVIGMIAIKKVSPVEVVGASLASSLIFFLITNCAYLYPVPEINDPTMISYPHSIEGLMASYTAGLPFLKNQILGDLFFSTVLFGGFAFLQRRFDALKMA; from the coding sequence ATGAATATTACACGTTTCTCAACTTTATTGGCAATAGTAGTTTTGGCAGCATTGTCAAGGTTCCTGCCACATCCATTTAATTTTACTCCAATTGCGGCAATAGCTTTGTTTGGTGGTGCTTATTTTACTAAACGTTGGCAAGCACTTTTCCTTCCGATGGCTGCCATGTTTTTAAGTGATGTAATTTTAGAAATTACTACCGGTTTTGGCTTTCACAGTGGTATGCCAATGGTTTACGGTGCATTTGCTTTAGTTTCTGTAATTGGAATGATTGCTATAAAAAAAGTAAGTCCAGTGGAGGTTGTTGGTGCATCATTAGCAAGCTCGTTGATTTTCTTTTTGATTACTAACTGTGCTTATTTATATCCAGTTCCAGAAATCAATGACCCAACCATGATTTCATACCCTCATTCAATAGAAGGGTTAATGGCTTCCTATACAGCAGGTCTTCCATTCTTGAAAAACCAAATTTTAGGTGACTTATTCTTTTCAACAGTTCTATTCGGTGGTTTTGCATTCTTGCAACGCAGATTTGATGCTTTGAAAATGGCGTAA
- a CDS encoding response regulator transcription factor, with product MAATKILLVEDELRLAEYVKKGLEENGFSVDVAYDGQIGRSLALSNAYDLMVFDVNLPKISGLELTKKLRSEQIKTPIMILTAMGTTQDKISGFDSGADDYLVKPFDFLELIARLNALYRRSSEVAEMKKNLQVADLELDLNEKNARRGGKLITLTSKEYMLLEFFMRNNGKVVSRTEIAEKVWNLNFDTGTNTIDVYVNFLRKKIDQNYEVKLIHTVVGRGYMMKG from the coding sequence ATGGCAGCAACTAAAATATTACTTGTAGAAGATGAATTAAGGCTAGCAGAATATGTAAAGAAGGGCTTAGAAGAAAATGGTTTTAGTGTTGATGTAGCCTATGATGGACAGATAGGGAGAAGTTTAGCATTGAGCAATGCCTATGACCTAATGGTTTTTGATGTTAATCTTCCTAAAATAAGCGGTCTTGAGTTAACAAAAAAGCTTCGTTCAGAGCAGATTAAAACCCCAATAATGATTCTTACAGCAATGGGAACTACTCAGGATAAAATTTCTGGATTCGACTCGGGTGCTGATGACTATTTAGTTAAGCCATTTGACTTTTTAGAATTAATTGCTCGCCTTAATGCATTATATCGCCGCTCAAGTGAGGTTGCGGAAATGAAAAAAAATCTACAAGTTGCAGATTTGGAGTTAGACCTTAATGAAAAAAATGCTAGAAGAGGGGGTAAATTGATTACCCTTACTTCAAAAGAATATATGCTTCTTGAGTTTTTTATGAGAAATAATGGAAAAGTTGTTTCTCGTACTGAAATTGCTGAAAAAGTTTGGAATCTCAATTTTGATACTGGAACGAATACGATTGATGTTTATGTAAATTTTCTACGAAAAAAAATAGATCAGAATTATGAAGTTAAGCTTATTCATACGGTTGTGGGTAGAGGTTATATGATGAAAGGATGA
- a CDS encoding circularly permuted type 2 ATP-grasp protein codes for MNYDFNNYKTENFFDEMVDSHGSPRAGNQFLKEKIENLSFDYLTSKQKAAERSMVAAGITFNVYSEDGGTERIIPIDIVPRVIDSQEWDNLEKGLVQRITALNLFLQDIYNEQRIINDGIIPREIIESSKGYLPECKGLTPPKGVWIHITGTDLIRDNNGIFTVLEDNLRCPSGVSYMLENRELSKQTFPDVLSQSNVRSISEYPAKLLEVLRHISGRPDPTVAVLTPGIYNSAYFEHSYLAQQMGVELVDYRDLVVVGDYLKMRTTKGFQTVDVLYRRIDDTFLDPLTFNPQSLIGIPGLFEVYKKGNIGLANAPGTGVADDKVVYAYVPRIIKYYLGEEAIIPNVPTYLCGEPDSMKYVLENIEQLVVKEANEAGGYGMLIGPKASKEEHEIFRERIKANPRNYIAQPTISLSRSPCLVDDGLEGRHVDLRPYILYGNGIHVTPGGLTRVALKKGSLVVNSSQGGGSKDTWVLK; via the coding sequence ATGAATTACGATTTCAACAACTACAAAACCGAAAATTTCTTTGATGAAATGGTTGATTCACATGGTTCGCCAAGAGCTGGGAATCAATTCTTGAAAGAAAAAATCGAAAATCTTTCCTTTGATTATTTAACTAGTAAACAAAAAGCAGCTGAGCGTTCGATGGTTGCCGCAGGAATTACTTTCAACGTATATTCTGAAGATGGAGGAACCGAACGAATCATTCCAATTGACATAGTTCCTCGAGTAATCGACTCTCAGGAGTGGGATAATCTTGAAAAGGGATTAGTCCAACGAATTACTGCTTTAAATTTATTTTTACAAGATATTTATAACGAGCAAAGAATCATCAATGATGGAATAATTCCGAGAGAAATCATTGAATCAAGCAAAGGCTATTTACCTGAATGTAAAGGACTTACACCTCCCAAAGGTGTATGGATTCACATTACAGGAACTGACTTGATTCGTGATAATAATGGCATATTTACTGTACTTGAAGATAATCTTCGTTGCCCTTCTGGTGTATCGTATATGCTTGAAAATCGTGAATTATCGAAGCAAACATTCCCAGATGTTCTCTCACAATCGAATGTTCGTTCGATTTCAGAATATCCTGCGAAATTACTTGAAGTACTACGTCATATTTCTGGACGCCCCGACCCTACCGTAGCGGTACTTACCCCTGGAATCTACAATTCAGCCTATTTTGAACATTCATATTTGGCTCAGCAAATGGGCGTAGAATTAGTAGATTATCGTGATTTAGTTGTAGTAGGTGATTATCTAAAAATGCGGACTACCAAGGGATTCCAAACTGTTGATGTACTTTATAGAAGAATAGATGATACCTTCCTCGACCCACTTACATTTAACCCACAATCCTTGATTGGTATTCCAGGCTTGTTTGAAGTGTATAAGAAAGGAAATATTGGTTTAGCTAATGCCCCTGGTACTGGTGTAGCCGATGATAAAGTTGTTTATGCTTATGTACCAAGAATTATCAAATATTATTTGGGAGAAGAAGCCATTATACCAAACGTACCTACTTATTTGTGTGGAGAACCAGATTCTATGAAGTACGTATTAGAAAATATCGAACAATTAGTTGTGAAAGAAGCCAATGAAGCGGGTGGTTATGGTATGTTGATTGGCCCCAAAGCAAGCAAAGAAGAACACGAAATATTTAGAGAACGAATCAAAGCAAATCCGAGAAATTATATCGCTCAACCTACAATTTCACTATCACGTAGCCCTTGTTTAGTAGATGATGGTTTAGAAGGCCGCCACGTTGACCTACGACCATACATTCTTTACGGAAATGGTATACATGTTACGCCCGGAGGACTGACTCGTGTTGCTTTGAAAAAAGGTTCGCTAGTAGTAAATTCATCGCAAGGTGGTGGCAGCAAAGATACTTGGGTACTTAAATAA
- a CDS encoding Lrp/AsnC family transcriptional regulator — MQKLDSTDREILKSLQDNAHLTTKELASRLNLSPTPVYERVRRLENEGIIKKYVALVDREKVGKDLMVFCNIRLKEHAQEAGKRFVEEIVKLSEVIECHNISGEYDFMIKVVVDDMREYQSFLMNKLASLENIGSTHSTFVMSEIKNETKLDI; from the coding sequence ATGCAAAAGTTAGATAGCACTGACCGAGAAATTTTAAAGTCATTACAAGATAATGCACATCTGACTACCAAAGAATTGGCTTCAAGACTAAATCTATCTCCAACTCCTGTTTATGAGCGTGTAAGAAGATTGGAAAATGAAGGAATTATAAAAAAGTATGTTGCTCTTGTTGACCGTGAAAAAGTGGGAAAAGATTTAATGGTATTTTGCAACATTCGTTTGAAAGAACATGCACAAGAAGCGGGTAAGCGATTTGTTGAGGAAATAGTAAAGCTTAGTGAAGTAATTGAATGCCATAATATTTCTGGCGAGTACGATTTTATGATTAAAGTTGTGGTTGATGATATGCGTGAATACCAAAGTTTTTTGATGAATAAATTAGCTTCACTCGAAAACATTGGAAGTACGCACAGCACATTTGTTATGAGCGAAATTAAGAATGAAACGAAGTTGGATATTTAG